A region from the bacterium genome encodes:
- a CDS encoding DUF2341 domain-containing protein codes for MLRTFKSVFLVTLTVILFMGWFSYATPKLSAEEGFASSQETSTTPEVDTLATSGVVLGEATPTSTPMSTSDPTPTPNPTPLPTPDPTPVVTPPVTPVPNPSPTATPEGKPNITKTEEDTDTGKLVTLSAPDETVNPNVQIPNPNKTLNSNDQNATTGASAYQNVVTGTEIPEIYKVGQENKIQIKWQNNNNQAMPFKAEDRNDNGKLDYIEWTVPHLSTQVFEIIYISKAFQLDENKEIISDIYDKVKSQDGSWASIKQNQTVRVTFQQVLDNTKDITLFARNYQLSIFNDQKPKIEVYPVYTDEDGNVKEGEKIATFENIDKENTYQILLTNLQTPTDEFDLKVVGGGVEFDYIVDPAGWYTGWSYRKQLTVSSTVVSTSDQTNFPLLIYFATDANIAANAQSTGNDIVITSSDGTTKLSHEIEKYTSATGELWVWVKIPTLSVSTNTTLYLYYGNTSAASQQDAANVWDANYKGVWHLKENAANTTVSESTSNANTGTAQQNTSALTTTGKADGALTFNGTSDYLSTLSGMSYTSMTYTGWFKFVSFPGAWPGLWQRGAQGGNNFQWLYIDSGTNTLQLQWSDGSVGSVIGTSSAQTWLDGGWHYIAVSVDSVAKTIRMYNNNNNILDGSFSQNNQTISGIPGYISSYQTNPGGNYSFTGTLDEVRISSTARSATWIATEYNNQSSPATYQTLGSQEAITGGNFVWTNGSGDNLWSTAGNWQGGAVPTASDIAVFNSSATGNATIDQNASVKGINIASGYTGTITQSASYTVTVGTNGFTQADGVFSAGAGAITDSGTFTLSSGTFAYAGSAVSVTGDITITGGSITRTSGTFNSGVVTADGTTLTIAKNGATSPTFTGAFTATYPGILLNGGIFNGTATFTKTGSSNDAGVGGNTFNSTSSFANSGSGYFSIAHSSANIYNGDIAFTNTGTSGIIVYLNSTGNVFNGNIIVNNTNGTGGAQSGVFLGRFNEQNYTGTGSLASTKTISVGGSGFSAGFLSVRGLTYSNTADLSLTLTGSAKFLVGGTTSFANNITVVAPDIQISGGTFNGTAAFTNNGDGELGYGAAGAGGAVFNSTASFTNSSNNKYLLLGSNAGDTFNGDVSFTNSGSNSIYIAYGAFTTTFAGNVTISGGTFLIGANGGTMQFTKATGIQTLDTGGKTIPKLVHSGVGTLQLTGNNLTVTTTLTNSAGTLDLNDKNLTATSATFSNDNGTIALQGGETITGLTQDATHGTFLYYGTSGPYTLKNYTYNNLTINGSGATFNLPAALTVNGNLTITAGTLDATASNYGLNVAGNWSNSGTFTARSGTVTFNKAGTQTVNAGGSPFYILSISSNSTVNTSGNNLSITTLDNNGTLEALGSETITITNVDINSGIILYDGGGSYTLSNLTPYYNLTFNNVSGSWTLPADTVVNNNLTITAGTLNLNGKNLTVTGTFSNLGNLQLTNAETLTLTVDTDSGTVTYTGTGIQTTWNYPSNNLFYNLTLNATGGTYKLPGLLTVNGNLTLTEGILDLNGFNLTVGGNIVRTNGTFANTTGRTLTLNGTTQNINTGEVAWDTVTVNSGVTAGSNLSITNLLSIAVTKTLSLASYIWSLVGNLLNLGTINEGTGRLDATATDFLITDSNFDEAGAISLDVDKLYITVSDKDGNLNGTVPDTITGAVAVTCGADEESLVLTETGNATMVFRYTGGLTVNLLSGSPTTENGILECADNATITAQYTDPQNNSDQLTDTTLATVDTVPVAPSGLTATVLSSSSIKWDWTDNSSNESGFKLYSSTGTLLATVSTGVTTYTETSLSENTTYNRKVVSYNNAGNSAYSSTVSALTKLNAPSLLSGTAISSTAITWSWTDNSSGETGFKLFDENNDLIKTITTANTTSYTETSLTRGQSYTRKVASYNNEGTSISSNSVTVATLALAPASPKLYAPAPDSELSTLTPSFTFGRVATVDGIKSYTLFIYTTAGTTKSYTIDNLSPGSTVDNSDYTASANQDTITITLKSEAGLVKGPHTWKVRATDNNNATGDSDFLSFTIVLLETVTTVPSPVVSVSPTPAPLEELAVKPLTPAEITKQYQAGKTPSRTSPALWLDNLEKQAELRAEKQALNLDAFLGRFFPIDKLIAFTNGIISFWEGLKSTLLAWFNFAKDQTIAFFMNANTTIRYRVITIAMTFMQDTENWWERMMWEGRSNRLALAEQSERFTNLAVNPAQRLANNLQASVFGMMEKIQGINVPKDAILADITANQTALKQSTNRLVEGTVDFFGRQFNATKQTTISLFAGAHTTFRYKVLAGTVTIAKNTGTWLHNLMSQGRENRLALAGGGTRVANFMVEPVQRVTERLRLASVGSLEALQGKYEQGLSIGDIHLSEITNNTAVLNWTTSHVTRAKVNYGESLMYGQEIFINDYRNQQTAKLTNLKPNTKYYFEIIVTDLQKEQTYDAYYGFVTKGE; via the coding sequence ATGTTAAGAACTTTTAAATCGGTCTTTCTTGTCACTCTGACTGTTATTTTATTTATGGGTTGGTTTAGCTATGCCACGCCGAAGCTTTCCGCGGAGGAGGGCTTTGCTTCATCGCAAGAGACCAGTACCACTCCCGAAGTGGACACGTTGGCCACTTCGGGAGTGGTACTGGGTGAAGCAACTCCCACTTCAACACCGATGTCCACTTCTGATCCAACACCGACTCCAAATCCTACACCGCTACCAACTCCCGATCCAACGCCCGTCGTTACTCCGCCCGTTACCCCCGTTCCTAATCCCAGTCCCACGGCGACACCGGAGGGAAAGCCCAATATCACGAAAACAGAAGAAGACACGGATACGGGGAAGCTGGTGACACTTTCCGCACCGGACGAGACGGTAAATCCCAATGTCCAAATCCCAAATCCCAACAAAACCCTAAACTCTAATGACCAAAACGCGACGACCGGCGCCTCCGCCTACCAAAACGTCGTCACCGGCACGGAAATCCCCGAGATTTACAAAGTGGGGCAAGAAAACAAAATCCAAATCAAATGGCAGAACAACAATAACCAAGCCATGCCGTTCAAAGCCGAAGACAGAAATGATAACGGCAAGTTGGATTACATCGAATGGACCGTCCCGCATCTCTCCACCCAAGTCTTTGAAATCATCTACATCAGTAAAGCTTTTCAATTAGACGAGAACAAAGAAATAATCAGTGACATCTACGACAAGGTAAAGAGTCAAGACGGAAGCTGGGCAAGTATCAAACAAAACCAAACTGTGAGAGTCACTTTTCAGCAAGTGTTAGATAACACTAAGGACATCACCTTGTTCGCAAGGAATTATCAATTATCAATTTTCAATGATCAAAAACCAAAGATTGAAGTCTATCCGGTTTATACAGACGAAGACGGCAATGTTAAAGAAGGAGAAAAGATTGCAACTTTTGAAAACATTGATAAAGAAAACACCTACCAAATCCTTCTCACCAACCTCCAGACCCCCACAGACGAGTTTGACTTGAAGGTGGTCGGAGGTGGTGTTGAATTTGACTACATTGTGGACCCGGCGGGGTGGTACACAGGTTGGTCTTACAGAAAACAGCTCACCGTCTCAAGCACAGTTGTCTCCACCTCTGACCAAACCAACTTCCCGCTTTTAATCTATTTTGCCACTGACGCCAATATCGCCGCCAATGCTCAATCAACCGGCAATGACATCGTGATTACCTCTTCAGACGGCACAACCAAGCTCTCCCATGAAATAGAAAAATACACCTCGGCAACAGGCGAGCTCTGGGTGTGGGTGAAGATTCCCACACTATCTGTCTCAACCAATACCACCCTATACCTATATTATGGCAATACCTCTGCCGCGAGCCAGCAGGATGCGGCGAATGTGTGGGACGCGAATTATAAAGGGGTGTGGCACTTGAAAGAAAATGCCGCCAACACCACCGTTTCTGAATCAACATCAAATGCCAATACCGGCACAGCCCAGCAGAATACAAGCGCACTGACCACCACAGGCAAAGCTGATGGCGCGCTGACGTTTAATGGGACGAGTGATTATTTGAGCACGCTTTCAGGGATGTCGTATACGTCAATGACTTATACAGGATGGTTTAAATTTGTCAGCTTTCCAGGGGCTTGGCCGGGTTTATGGCAACGCGGTGCTCAAGGGGGTAATAATTTCCAGTGGCTCTATATAGACAGCGGAACCAACACCCTGCAACTTCAGTGGTCCGACGGAAGTGTAGGTTCCGTTATTGGCACATCCAGTGCACAAACATGGTTGGATGGCGGTTGGCATTATATTGCGGTCAGTGTCGATTCAGTCGCAAAGACGATCCGTATGTATAACAATAATAATAACATCCTTGACGGTTCGTTTTCGCAAAATAATCAGACTATTAGCGGAATACCAGGATATATCTCATCCTATCAGACAAATCCAGGCGGTAACTATTCTTTTACCGGTACTCTTGACGAAGTCCGCATCTCCTCCACTGCCCGCTCCGCCACCTGGATTGCCACGGAATACAATAACCAGTCCTCACCTGCGACTTACCAGACCCTCGGCTCGCAGGAAGCTATTACTGGCGGAAATTTTGTCTGGACCAATGGTTCGGGCGACAACTTGTGGAGCACAGCCGGCAACTGGCAAGGCGGAGCGGTTCCAACCGCCAGCGACATTGCAGTGTTCAATTCCTCCGCCACCGGTAACGCCACCATAGACCAAAACGCCAGTGTCAAAGGCATCAACATTGCCAGCGGTTACACCGGAACCATTACACAATCAGCAAGCTACACCGTCACCGTTGGAACCAACGGCTTTACCCAAGCCGACGGCGTGTTTTCCGCAGGCGCCGGAGCAATTACTGATTCGGGCACTTTTACTTTAAGCAGTGGAACTTTTGCATATGCGGGTAGTGCTGTTTCAGTCACCGGAGACATTACCATCACCGGCGGGTCAATCACTCGCACAAGCGGGACATTCAACTCCGGTGTTGTCACTGCGGATGGCACGACTCTTACCATCGCGAAAAACGGCGCAACTTCTCCAACCTTCACCGGCGCGTTCACGGCGACGTATCCGGGCATTCTCCTAAACGGTGGCATTTTTAACGGAACTGCCACATTCACCAAGACCGGGTCTTCAAACGATGCTGGCGTAGGTGGAAACACTTTTAACTCAACGTCTTCTTTTGCTAACAGTGGAAGTGGATATTTTAGCATAGCCCACTCTAGTGCGAATATTTATAACGGTGACATTGCTTTTACTAACACCGGAACGTCTGGTATAATAGTTTATCTTAACAGTACGGGAAACGTCTTCAACGGAAATATTATTGTCAACAACACGAATGGAACCGGCGGAGCTCAGTCAGGGGTTTTTCTGGGACGGTTTAACGAACAAAATTACACTGGCACAGGAAGCCTTGCGTCTACTAAAACCATTTCTGTCGGCGGGAGCGGATTTTCAGCAGGGTTCTTGTCTGTACGAGGTTTGACTTACAGCAATACCGCCGACCTTTCACTGACTCTTACAGGCTCAGCCAAGTTTTTGGTGGGTGGAACCACCAGCTTTGCCAATAACATCACGGTGGTTGCTCCGGACATTCAAATTAGTGGGGGTACATTCAACGGCACTGCCGCATTTACCAATAATGGCGACGGTGAATTGGGTTATGGCGCGGCAGGAGCGGGCGGGGCAGTTTTCAATTCTACCGCTTCATTTACCAACAGCAGCAATAACAAGTATTTGCTGCTTGGCTCTAATGCGGGAGACACCTTTAACGGTGATGTTTCCTTTACCAACAGTGGCTCAAACTCTATTTATATTGCCTACGGGGCGTTCACTACCACTTTTGCCGGCAATGTTACTATATCTGGCGGAACATTTCTCATTGGCGCTAATGGAGGCACCATGCAATTTACCAAAGCAACAGGCATACAGACTTTAGACACAGGTGGTAAAACAATACCAAAACTTGTCCACTCCGGAGTCGGCACGTTGCAACTCACAGGAAACAATCTGACGGTTACCACCACTCTCACCAACTCCGCAGGCACACTTGATCTGAATGACAAAAATCTTACAGCCACCAGTGCTACATTTTCCAACGACAACGGAACAATCGCTCTGCAGGGAGGTGAAACCATCACCGGACTCACGCAAGACGCCACGCACGGCACATTTTTGTACTATGGCACCAGTGGTCCTTATACTCTCAAGAATTACACCTATAATAATTTAACAATCAACGGCAGTGGCGCCACATTCAATTTACCAGCCGCGCTTACGGTAAACGGCAATCTGACAATCACCGCGGGCACATTGGACGCAACTGCGTCTAACTACGGTTTGAATGTTGCCGGCAATTGGAGCAATTCCGGCACCTTCACCGCCCGTTCCGGCACCGTCACATTTAACAAAGCGGGAACGCAGACCGTTAACGCCGGCGGTAGTCCTTTCTATATCCTTTCTATTTCCTCTAATTCCACCGTAAACACCAGCGGTAACAATCTTTCCATCACCACGCTGGATAACAACGGCACCCTTGAAGCCCTTGGATCCGAAACAATCACGATTACTAACGTTGATATTAATTCCGGCATCATTCTTTATGACGGTGGCGGGAGTTACACGCTTTCCAATCTTACCCCATATTATAATCTAACATTTAACAATGTATCAGGCAGTTGGACTTTACCGGCGGACACGGTGGTCAATAATAACCTCACCATCACCGCAGGAACATTAAACTTGAACGGCAAGAACCTTACCGTGACCGGAACATTCAGTAACCTCGGTAACCTCCAATTAACCAATGCGGAAACCTTAACCCTTACCGTAGACACCGATTCGGGAACGGTCACTTATACCGGCACAGGCATCCAAACCACTTGGAACTATCCGAGCAATAATCTCTTTTATAATCTCACGCTTAACGCGACAGGTGGAACATACAAACTGCCAGGTCTGCTCACTGTTAATGGCAACCTCACCTTGACCGAAGGAATATTGGATCTGAACGGTTTTAATTTAACGGTCGGCGGTAATATTGTCAGAACAAACGGCACTTTTGCCAACACCACTGGTCGAACCCTAACACTTAATGGTACCACTCAAAACATCAACACCGGGGAAGTCGCTTGGGACACGGTAACAGTTAACAGTGGTGTCACCGCCGGTTCCAACCTCTCCATTACCAACCTGTTATCCATCGCCGTCACTAAAACCCTTTCTCTCGCCAGCTACATCTGGTCTCTTGTTGGAAATCTCCTAAACCTCGGTACCATCAACGAGGGAACAGGCCGTCTTGACGCCACTGCCACTGATTTTCTTATCACCGACAGCAACTTTGATGAAGCCGGCGCCATTTCGCTTGACGTAGACAAGTTATACATCACCGTCTCGGACAAAGATGGCAATCTCAACGGCACGGTACCCGACACGATCACCGGCGCCGTCGCCGTCACTTGTGGCGCGGACGAAGAATCATTAGTCTTAACCGAAACCGGTAACGCCACGATGGTCTTCCGCTACACCGGCGGGTTAACCGTCAATCTCTTATCCGGCAGTCCCACGACAGAGAACGGCATCTTGGAATGCGCGGATAACGCCACCATCACCGCCCAGTACACCGATCCGCAAAATAATAGCGATCAATTAACGGATACCACGCTGGCCACCGTGGATACGGTTCCCGTTGCACCCAGTGGTTTAACCGCCACCGTTCTTTCTTCTTCTTCCATTAAGTGGGACTGGACGGATAACAGCAGTAACGAATCCGGTTTCAAACTGTATTCTTCTACAGGGACGCTTCTTGCGACCGTTTCAACCGGGGTAACTACATACACCGAGACGTCTCTTTCCGAAAACACCACCTATAACCGTAAAGTCGTTTCATACAACAACGCCGGCAACTCCGCTTATTCTTCTACCGTTTCCGCGCTTACCAAACTAAACGCGCCATCGCTACTTTCCGGTACCGCCATTTCTTCCACCGCCATCACTTGGAGCTGGACGGATAACAGCAGCGGGGAAACAGGCTTCAAACTCTTTGATGAGAATAACGACCTGATCAAAACCATTACCACAGCCAATACAACTTCTTATACCGAAACAAGTCTCACCAGGGGCCAGTCATACACCCGCAAAGTGGCTTCATACAACAACGAGGGCACCTCTATTTCTTCCAATTCCGTCACGGTAGCAACTCTCGCCCTCGCCCCCGCTTCCCCCAAGCTTTATGCTCCCGCTCCCGACAGTGAACTATCCACTCTTACTCCTTCCTTCACCTTTGGCCGAGTTGCGACCGTAGACGGTATCAAGTCGTACACCCTCTTCATCTATACAACAGCCGGCACAACTAAATCATACACAATAGACAATCTCTCCCCCGGTTCTACCGTCGACAACTCCGACTACACCGCTTCAGCCAACCAAGACACCATCACCATTACCCTCAAGTCCGAAGCGGGTCTCGTCAAAGGTCCCCACACCTGGAAGGTACGCGCCACGGACAACAACAACGCAACGGGCGATTCCGACTTTCTCTCCTTTACAATAGTGCTATTGGAAACAGTCACGACGGTTCCCAGTCCGGTAGTTTCTGTTTCGCCTACTCCCGCCCCGCTGGAAGAACTGGCCGTTAAACCTCTCACCCCCGCTGAAATAACCAAGCAGTACCAAGCCGGAAAAACTCCCTCCCGCACTTCTCCCGCTCTCTGGTTGGACAACCTGGAAAAACAGGCGGAGTTAAGAGCGGAAAAACAAGCCTTAAATCTGGACGCGTTCTTAGGTAGATTTTTCCCCATCGACAAACTGATCGCGTTCACTAACGGCATTATTTCTTTCTGGGAAGGACTTAAGAGTACGCTTCTTGCCTGGTTTAATTTCGCCAAAGATCAAACGATCGCCTTCTTTATGAATGCCAACACCACTATCCGCTACCGTGTTATCACCATCGCCATGACCTTTATGCAGGACACGGAGAACTGGTGGGAGAGAATGATGTGGGAAGGAAGAAGCAATAGATTAGCCCTTGCCGAACAAAGTGAACGCTTTACCAATCTGGCGGTTAATCCCGCCCAAAGACTGGCAAACAACCTTCAAGCGAGTGTGTTTGGTATGATGGAGAAGATCCAAGGGATCAACGTGCCGAAAGATGCCATCCTTGCCGATATCACGGCCAACCAGACCGCGCTTAAGCAATCTACCAATCGTCTGGTCGAAGGTACCGTCGATTTCTTCGGCCGACAGTTTAACGCGACGAAGCAGACCACCATCTCCCTCTTCGCGGGGGCGCACACCACGTTCCGTTATAAGGTTTTGGCGGGAACGGTAACAATCGCGAAGAACACCGGCACTTGGCTTCACAACCTCATGAGTCAAGGCCGAGAGAATCGCTTGGCGTTGGCGGGAGGAGGAACGCGGGTGGCGAACTTTATGGTGGAGCCGGTACAACGGGTGACGGAAAGATTGCGTCTTGCTTCAGTTGGTTCGTTAGAAGCTTTGCAGGGAAAATATGAACAAGGGCTTTCCATCGGAGACATTCATCTTTCTGAAATTACCAACAACACGGCCGTACTTAACTGGACAACCTCCCACGTTACTCGTGCCAAAGTCAATTACGGCGAATCGTTAATGTACGGCCAGGAGATATTTATCAACGACTATCGCAATCAACAAACGGCGAAGCTGACTAACCTCAAACCCAATACAAAATATTACTTTGAAATTATCGTCACCGATCTACAAAAGGAACAAACGTATGACGCTTATTATGGTTTCGTGACGAAAGGGGAGTAG